The following nucleotide sequence is from Archocentrus centrarchus isolate MPI-CPG fArcCen1 chromosome 6, fArcCen1, whole genome shotgun sequence.
ACTGCAGGATTAAAGTCATATAGACATTAATGAAGCAATAATTAAGATCCAATGATGGGGGAGAGTGTGGTAAGAAGAGCCATTTTTTACTCATGTGGTctcaagaaaagagaaaatgaagcagCAGTAAAATCAATGTAGGTGACTGTGCAAATCTGTTGTAAATGCACTTAACCATTGTAAATAGTTGTCACTGATTGGTGGGATTGTTGCAAAGCAACACCTGTGTTCCTGTTAAAGTGGCCAGCTGCTTTATTAGGTTCCCCTTTTgctacttcattaggtacacctgctaTATAATAAAGTGGCCAGCCGCGTTTTTTTGGTGCCATCTCCCTTCAGCATTTGTAGCCAGcctgtttatttttaacttttagcAGCAAGTCAAAGACCAAATCCGGCAGAAGCAAAATTGCAATTTCTCCAGATATTGCATTGTCTACTAATctgtttgtttaatattaatTGATAATGTGTTCATGGTCTATGTgaggtggtgttttttttccagtaaactttcttctctttttagtTAATGCGAGCTAAATTTATGTTCCTGATCAAAATTAACTAAACTGCTATGGTTGCACTCGTATCTCAGTCCATCCTGCTTAAGTCTTTCAAATCCCACCTGTCACTTCAGGTGTGCCTCAAGACTCTGTCCTGGGGcccctcctcttcatcacttaCCTCCTTCCCTTTGGCAATATCTTCCGCAAATTCAGCATCTGTTTCCATTGCTTCGCGGCTCACACCCAGCTCTACTTAGCCATCAAACCTAACTCTTCACTCCCATCCTTCTCCGTCACGACCTGCTTATGTGAAATCAAATCCTGGTTCACCtcaaactttcttaaattaaacagtGATAAAACTGAGTTCCTCCTCggcagaacaaaatccaccaaagTTGACAGTTTCTCCCTCACAGTTCACAGCTCTTCAGttttcccctcccctcaggttaagagtctgggtgtcatccttgACAGCACTTTATCTTTTCACCCTCATATCAAGATTACTGGGTCTGCATATTTCCATCTGCAAAGCATAAATTGCCTTCTCGCCTCCCTCTCCCTACATACCACCTCCATCCTTGTTCAAAATCTTTATGTCCCATATggattaattcaattcaattcaattttatttatatagtgccaaatcacaacaaatggtcacctcaaggcgcttgtAATTCTCTTCTATTTGGCCTCCCTCTCAAATCCCTCCAGAAGCATCAAATGGTTCAAAACTCAGCCTCTTGCATCATTACCAAAACCCCCTCATTCTaccacattaccccagtcctgctGCAACTCCACTGCCTTCCAGTTTAATTCAGAATTCAGTTCAAAATCCAGTTCAAACATCttcacatcacctcctccttcagctccctAGGTTCTTCCTCTTCTATCCGGCTTACTGTGCCCTCTGCCCAGCTCAGCACCATGGGGAACAGAGCCTTCTCCCGCTCGGCTCCCCAGCTGTGGAACTCTCTCCCACCAGAAGTTTGCAATATTGACACTCTTCCTGTCTTCAAATCACGATTCAAAACTTACCTGTTAAAGATAGCATACTCGCCTTAGTTCCTTTGGCCATTTAGTTTCTTATTTtgtgattttatatattatctgtgatttgttttgtttttacctctGCAAAGTGTCATTGAGTGTCTTGAAAGGTGCttacaaataaagtaaaatgaattattattattaaagtttATGCAGGTAAACTGCCCTGGAAGGTACCATTGTGATGTCATCCACAGGTAAGATGCTACAATACGCTATGGAAACATTTTATATGTATAAAGCTATAATTACAATATTATTAATCACAATATTTTTGAGTAATATGAACATACACCCTATAATAAAACCAATGTCCTGCCAAATCCACAGAGTCTACAAAAGTGAGGGAAAACACTGGTGCAAAGTTGTTCCCTTTTGCcgtcagaactgccttaattcttcatgctgctggacacattcctcagattttggttcatattgacatgaaagcatcacagttgctgcagatttgtcggttgcacatccatgatgcgaaACTCCTGCTCCAGCACAATCCAAAGGTGCGCtaatggattgagatctggtgacggtggaggccatttgagtacaatgaactcattgtcatgttcaagaaaccaatttgagatgatctgagctttgtgatatggtgcattatcctgctgtaagcagccatcagaacatGGGTACACTGGTCATAAAGGGCTGGCCATGATCAACAACAATACtcgggtaggctgtggtgtttaaacaatgctcggCTGTTGctaaggagcccaaagtgtgtcaagaaaatatctcccacaccattacaccagcagcagctggtgaACTGTTGATACTAGGCAGAATGGAGCCATAGCTTCATGTAGTTTCTGAGCCTAATATCTGAATGTACCTAatttgaattcagttcaatttagttCTGTTCAAaatagtcgcctcaaggcactttcaGGCACTATTCTAGTTTTTTTGTCCAATTTTGTTGAGtccgtgtgaattgtagcctgaGCTTACTGGAGCTTACAGGAGCTGAGACGAGTGTCGCTCAGggtgctcttctgctgctgtagcccatctgcttcaagattcAATGTGCTGTGTggtcagagatgctcttctgcaaaccttggttgtaacaagtgcttatttgagttactgttgccttcctatcagctcaaagcagtctagTAATGCCTGCTGGCCTCAACACATTTTTGcctggagaactgctgctcactgtggatattttttttttttctttctgactgtcctctgtaaaccccagagacgCCTGTGCcggaaaatcccagtaaatcagcagttttTTAAATACTCAGATGAGCCTTTCTGGCAcactttcaaagtcacttaaattacctttctgtcccattctgatgctcagttacTTCATGTCTGTgagtctaaatgcactgagtttctGCCATGTGATCAAGAATGATATTACAAATAATAAGAgaacataaataaaagcaacTTATACACAGCATCACTAAAAGATGCAGTTAATTGTTCTTAAGCTGATAACATATAGTCAATATAGTCACCTCAGACGCACCATTCCTTCCCCAAAGCCCAAATTCACTCACTACCCAGTGTGGCACTTTATATATCAATTTCAGAGATGTGTTCAGAGTAAAGTCAGGAAATTAGAAAACTGTGTTTCCAGATGGTGACACTAGAGGGTGCAGCTGCTCAGTGTTTCCGGTCATAACAAAGACTGGACGCTCACAATAAACAGACATGCTGTGGCCTACTTAGTGCTGACTCTTGGGGCAGCTAATTGTGCAACTCTAACTTCATGTTGGCTTTGCTAATCTCTGCAGGCAAAGCATTGTGGGTAACAGCCCCTATGCTGCATTGTGTCCAAGAGGCCTTACAGTAACATGAGTGCATGCAGGTTTTTGTGTAAGGAAAGACGCACCTGATCCTGACCCACAGTGATCGGCAGACAGAGATAACGTACAgaagaggatgaactgaggttCAGAGGAAATCTGCAGTTGTAAATGCCTCTGAAGTCCTTTAAAGACATCTTTCTGTTTGCATCACTAACAGGGCCGGTGATGGGTTTAAACTTTGTGATAAGGGTGACTtttactgtctctctctctctgctcgtTCCTGGCTGCTGTCTCATTGCTGAAGCAGGACTACAAGGAAGGAGAGATGACCCTTTCCCTGGCACTCTCCCTCACCATAAAAGTGTTCGATAAAGCCATGATGTCGGCAAGCTGTCTGTAGAGAAATGCAATGGTTTGAGTATGACTTTTACTGGGATTTTAACAATTTAGCTTTGCTAAACAGCAAAAATTAGCCAACAGGGTAATTTTTGTGCAGTGTGCCTGGCTAGTTCTTAAAATGCCAGTCATCAGTACAATGCAAACGCTGATTGAACAGTTGCTACTGTGATGTAGAGATAAGCGCTATATCAATACCCTTCCAGGATTAATCCATTATATTAGGCTCCAGAGGGAACAGACAGCAGCTGTTCCCAACTTTGAACTTGACTCATCCCCAGTGGAAGCTGCTAGGTCTAACCTCTTTGCTTCAGAGTTGATTATAAACTGGCAAGCCATCACAGATTAAGAAGACATCCTCTGAAATCAGTAGGCTAACTTAGGATGTCTCATCATCTTGTGTTTAACGCTTTAGGCTTTGAGTGCACTTTGGTATATTCTTATAATCCAGCATCTgccagtagcagcagcagctacgCAGACTAAGCTGGATTTAATGCTTCTTTTCTCACTGCAgcgggaaaaaaaataaaatgaaattttgaTGGGAATTGTTTATCACTGCTCAGGACATGGTGCCCTCAGTAGTCTTTGTCCTGGAATGAACAGCTGATATACTTCAATTTTTAGTTTTGCTGTCATATTCATACATGAATGTGGAAGTCCATTAAAAtccaaaacagaaagcaaacaaGTGGTGTTGCACAACAAACCCTGCCCCCAGCAGATGCTTGTCTGTCTCACAAACCCGTCACTCTCTAAACATCGAATCGCCGAGATAACACATGGGACCTGTTGTCCATGCCCGtaattttcctttgacctttaccttgaaGTCAAGGTCGCTGAGATTTGAACTCGTCtcagatttttagtagatgcatctaaggtgtgaatttgaacaccCTACTGCACATTCTTCTTATTGTGCTCACAGATGTTCAGAAAAACTTGACCTAATTATGGCAAAAAattaatcaggtgatctaggtGTCACTGAccatcttttgtgcaaatttggtATAAATGACACAGCTTTGTAGCAAAAACAATACCCTGTTCCCCCTCCGGGGGCAGTCTGCATCCTCCTTGTCATGTGTTGAAACATTTATGGCCAAAGGTGATGCAGCAGTTGAAGCAGGGGGtagcattgttgcctcacaacaattaggtcctgggtttgaatccactggggatttgtgtgtggagtttgtgtacCACACTGACCCGTGAGAACAGCAAGAACTCCCTCAAAGTACCGAAGGAGGACGGAGGGAGCTGATTGAGAATGACAAGGAGGCCAAAGtcaaggaagaggaggagaagtcaCGAGGCTGGTCCACACTCTctcttcaacacacctgagtcaaatatagaagtcattaacaggactctggagaacttaactgcatactgagaagataattcagccatttgattcaggtgtgttggatcagggacacatctaaaacctgcaggacactgaaccacgaggcctggatttgagaaccaaaacagcttgttttagatggtggatggagagctgcaccaaacCCAGGTGTAAAATAAATTGGGATTATTTTCTCTGCCAAGGGTGTTAATGTGACTGGTTAGTAtgtctgcatctttttttttttagcaggcTTACTAAAAAGACAATTTTTTGATTTTTAGAAAAGGTTTTGAGCTTAAAATCAGGTAGTCCCTTATAatgctgagagaaaaaaaatgtgacaagagCAGGTCTATCTATGGATGAAGATCACACAATGTCATTGAAAGAGCAACAACAGCTGATAAACAGACACTGTATTTTTACCTCCAGTGCACGGTGAGAGTAGAAGCACAGAAAAGTAGATTTTCATTAGAGCATCCGATCTGCATCAATTTAAACGTCTTCTGGAGGgattagatgttcactggctgGTTTTAACCCAATGCTGGAGATTGAGATGGGAGCACACAGCCTACTTGGGCAGTTTCTGAGAAGTGCTGTGATGTGAGTGCAGCTGATGCTGTAACCGCTTACAAGCCTCCATCCAAGGTGAGTTTATGTAAAGTCAACATAAGATTAAGGCCAGGAGGGGACAGTCCGCCTCCTGACTTTTAGTGAAGGGGATTAGTGACACAGCTTTATTTTAATATGAGTGCTGCTATTGGCCATGGAAGAGCAAGAGCACTTAAATGGTCCCTCAGGCAGGGGCGGTGcctgagaaaaagaagaaatcatcTTAAAGGAACtctgtcatatttttttgtaggtgactgttttttttttttttttttttaaatatcattaGAAGCTGAAGATCAACATAATCATGATAGAAAAGTAAAGCATTACTGAACCCCTCTGACCAGTCCGAATGCTGCACTTTCTCTAAGAAgtgatgtgttgtgttttcaccTGAGGTCAACCACAGCTTAAAGAACAGAGCAGCCGTGGCCCAGGCACCGAAAATAGTTCTAATCAACTGACTTGAGCAGGTTGCTATTTTTGGTGAGAAGTCAACAGCGACCTGAGCTGGTTGGAGATTAGTGCTTGAGTCAGCGACTGTCTGAAACAGACATGACAACTACAGCAGATAAACTTTCATTTCCTCAAATCAGCCTCATCACTGCGCTGCAGTCATAACTGCAGCTGCCACAGTGTTCACACTAAGCTTTTCTGGCTTCCTGTGGGTTCTCGCTGCAGTACAGTATTTGTTCTAAAGGGGACccattatgctttttttttttttttttaagcagttcaACTGCTAATTAATGCAACTATCATACCGGAcagcagaatgaggaagaaaggggaTTTAAGTGGCTGActgtgccagacaggctggtctcaatattttagaaactgatgatctactgggattttcctgcacagggATCTCTGGggcttacagagaatggtctaagaaaatatccagtgagcggcagttctcagTGAAAATTGCTTGAGGtcagaatggccagactgcttctaGATAATAGGAAGGCAGTCATCCAAATAACCACTTTTTActaccaaggtatgcagaagagcatctctgaatgtgcaACACGTCCAAATTTGAAGCAAATGAGCTACAGTGGCAGAAGACCACggtgggtgccactcctgtcagccaagaattaaaaaaacaaaaaaaaaaaaaaaaaaacaggctagttttcaccaaaactggagaatAGAAGGTTGGAAAAACTTTGCCTTGTCTGATGAGTATCAATTTCCGCTCtgacattcagatggcagggtcagaatcTGGCTTAAATGTGAAAActtggatccatcctgccttgtatcaaagTTTCAGGCTGCTGGAGGTGGTGGGGATATTATTTTTGGCACaatttaaacaccacaggctacctgagtattgttgctgaccacatcCATCCCTTAAAGACCACACTGTACCAATTTTCcgtttccagcaggataatgcaatATGCCACACAGTTCGAATCATCTAAAACAGTAACTGACACCATCGTGTCAATCTGGACCAACATCTCTAAAGAACATGTCCAGTACCTTGACTCTATGCACGCAAAGAAGttatgaaggcaaaaaaaacctGGTATGAATGAACGAATACCTAATAAAAGTTGTCTGtgagtgtatacacacacaatgTTGCAACTGTGGTTGCTAAACATgatcaaagtttcaaataatgtcaTTAAAAGGAGTAAATTATCCTGGtcagccaaaagctcaggcttcagactatTTACTTGTGACGACAAGTTGCTTAAGTTTATCCAACTTTAACGAGCATAGTTCACAAAATAAGATGTTAAACTAGCGAGCAAACCCATACAAAAATCAGTAAAGTGTCTTATTACATCCTTGAAAACTAAACGTTTGACCctttgaagaagaaaacagaagacaTGTTTTAGTTAACAACCTTTATTGATTTCCCCCCTCCTGAGACAAAAGTGTGTGAAATACATGTGTGGATTTTCACTGAATGGTTGCCAACTAGTTACCaagaacaaaaagtaaaaactaaagctATCACCATAGAGAAATgtacataaaaatatacatcTGGAAAAACTTTATATTGACACTTCCTAACAGCTTATAGTCAAGGGCTCAATCAGTAGCAATGAAGACTAGTATGacaggggaagggggggggatCCATCTCTACCCAGACACTGGAGAGATGGTCGTGTTACAGGAAGTATGGCTGGCATGGGGAATGTAGGTTATATGGCTTTACATGAGCACAAGCTAGGTTCAGATTAGCTGGATTTTAAAAAGCAAGATGATTTGAACCGACTGCAGACAGACTGAATTCTTTGGCGTTTTATTTCTGAGTACTAAACCATAAAaaccaagaagaaaaacaaacaaacctgcaTTTTTAACCGTTCTTGCATATACAATAATCACCTGAAGAGTTCATGTTGGTACCCCCCCACAACGACGAGCTAATTTCCTCACATAAGTCTGAAACTGGGGTGGAAAAATGGACACATTCCTTCACTAAGACTTGAGTGTAAGAAGCATTTGCACTCTCCTCTTGAGGCACTAAAAGCCCAGTTTCAATTGAGATTTGAACAAACGAATCTGTAGGGCCAAATGAGCTTCAGTTTCAGCCTCTCATGCATCTTCATTGCATTTGAGTCAAAGCTGATTATCTGTTCTCAAAGAGTGACatttccaaataaaaataaaaatgccagAAATGAGTCTGCTCAGCTCGTTTGACATTTGAGTCCAATTTCTGGCTGCCTGTCACTTTCTATGAAAAACAGGATGCTTAGACTTAAATGTAACTACTTGAGAAACTGTCAAGTGTAGCTTCTTTAAACAATTCCGCTTACAACCTTTGGAGGTGGGGGTGTAAGCACTTGTTTCTGTAAAGTGAAGCTGCCCCCTCTCGAGCTCCTTAGCAAATCACTGACATGATTTGGGGCAGAGAAGGTGACATTCAGCAGACTTGCTGCTTCTTACTGCAGATACTAACAGGGTGTTTCACATTTGTGGCTAaattgttttgggggggtttttgaggggggggggggggggggggggggggggggggggggcacagagtCAGTGATGTGCTGGAATGATGCCGACACATTTGAAGATTAAATAATGTCTACATGTGTTTAATGTTAAATGGAACAGATCTATATTATAAAGTAAAAATCATACCACACTCCAGACTTCCCATCTCTTTTAAACTTCCATCAGCACAGCTTGTAAGATAAACAGCACACAAAGACAAACTAAAGTCTCCTTTCTGAAAAGTTATGCTGCCAGGAGAGATATGTTGAATTTGAAGATCCTCGTGGATGTCCAGCAGTTTGTCCTGTTACCCGCAGCATAAACAATGTGGCcaagagaggaaggaggaggggaaaaaaaaaaaaaaaaaaaaaaatccccacatcACATGTGACAACTTAGTTCAAGCTATGCAGCTTCGCCACAATGCAGTTATCTTCACAGAagggggagaagagaaaggtgaagcAGTAGTGTCTGCTCTGAGATCCTACTACTCAAAAAACACCCCCTTAAAACGCAAGgctaagaaaaaacaaaaaaacaaaaaacaaaaaaaataaaagtgacacCTTGTAGGCAGTTATGGAGGGGGAGGAGAAGTTTGTGTCAAAGGGAAAGTTGAGGCAGGTTCAACTGCTTGAAGGGGGAAATAAAACTGGTggaaaggaaggggggggggtgagggtGGGAAAGGGAGGTGTCAGAGTCACTCCtcatcagagctgctgctgttttccagaGAGTACACCATGAAGGCCAAATCAGGCCGGGCAGGTACCATGGGGTGACCCGGCTTCACCATCTCGAAGCCCATGTAGTGGAACGTCTTGATGATGGACACTGGAGAGGACATGAGAGCGCTCAGTGCTTCTGTTGAGGTTTCATTGATTAATATTTAAACGGCTCAACACTGCAATCAAATCAATGTTACACTCTAAAAACCAAAGTCTCATTTTGTTCAGCATGACTTTCCTATAGCCAGCTGAGCGTCACTATCATGGATATATCACTTCAGTAACAAAACTCCAATTTAAGCTTTGAAAGAACAGAAACAACCTGGGATGTTTTATCCTGTAActcagaacattttttttaaagcctaaacAGTAAAATTTAGTGTCgtttcattaaatatattaaagttaTAGTACAAAAATACCACCTAATTTCTGACTCTGCACCTTATTGTGCCAATATTAAATTTgagttgttttgtttctcaGGTTTGCGAAAGCAGCAGTCTGCACATCAGCTCTTCAATaaacagatccagactggatcATTCATATACAGCCTTTTAAGACAGGAGCTCTTACTTCGATCCTCTCTGCTTTTATGGAACCACAGGAAGATGTCGTTAACTTTGAGCTTCTCTTCTGCAAACTCGAGCAGAGCAGTCAGCCTGGGGATGACATGAACACAGTCAGCCGCTGAGCGAGGGAAGAGGGGAGTGGTGATGACGCATAAAGTACCCCCCCCTTTATATAAGCGCTGCAACTTTACATAATAATGCAGTGGCAGCTGCAAAGCTGGCTGTTTTTAGGACTGGCAGGGTGCCTGCACCAGGCAAGGTTACTCTGTCCCAGCATTGATTACAGCCAAACAAAGCCGGGCAATAAAAAGCAGAATTTATTAGAATAGTCTTTAATGTGCAGTAGCTTTGAAGCACCATGAAATGAACAATCATGAATAAAACCTGCTCTGGTAGGAAACATTTGGACAGTATGTCAGCATTTCTAAAACTGGACCAACTTCAGAAATGTCCCATTTAAACAGCTTTATGATTCTCAGTTCTGGCGTCAATATCATTCAGATGCTGGTAAAGACTGACCCACTTGTACATTTGAGTCTTTAGCTTGGCTGTGCATGGcaggttacacacacacacgatgaaGTGCTCCTgtgttgcttgtttttttcaagCTGTTCTCACAGCAATACATGAAATGGTCACACAATAGTCATTTGTGTGTCTTCATGAGAAACTGtccagtttgttttcatgtcagTCAGCATGACTGTACAACTGTCTGCATTCagcaagcaagaaaaaaaaaaaaaaaaagaaaaaaaaaaaggaaattgttTTGAAGATACCAGAAAATCTATACTAACCATGATTGGCTTCTAAACCCAAAGTAGTTTCTAACAATTTAAAATATCACAGAAGTGTAAAACTGTCCTGTGATGGACCCAAACTCTTCTCCTTCCAGCCTCaaaatacagacagaaaaaggGAGACAAAATAACCGGATGCTTTGCATTACGTTAAATACGCTTTCACACATCCTTTTGAGACAAAAGCTTCTGGAGGAGACTAAAACACCCAGAGAAGCTTCTTGTTCATAAGGTTGTTTAGTGTTTAAACAGCAGCAAAGAAGTGCGGGAGGCTTCTTAGGAAACCACAGTAAAATTGCAAAAGACCTAAAGGACTGTCTTATAAACtcagctctttgagaatcacaTTTCATTGGCATGAAACAGCTTTCGTCTGGCATTTTGTACTTTAGCCAGTACCCGCTTGAACTTACCCCTCCTTGCTGCCCTCTACCAGAGGCCCAGCAGGAATCTCCAGGAAGAGGCAGTCTTCCGATAGAGCCGTATCCCAGAAGGCTGAGCGGCGCTCACTCAACTGGTAGTGGAAGCGGAGAGGAGAGGGGCTCCCATTCGAGGGAGAAGCCTGCGTCACAGTTAGCTTTTCATCCTGGATTCACACAGGGAGGAAGAACAGATTTAGAATCTGGGTCTAATCCAGGTTTCTGAAACCAGAATGAGATAATAAATGATAAACTTTATAAGGACAATGATACAAACATTACCAGGAAACTAATGCACATGTAAACAATGCACATGGTTTTCTGAGGCTTTACAAGAATAGAAGGACTTCTCCACCCCAaagttttccccagaaagtgACATCTTCAAGCTGTTGCAGCATCTCCCCCCACTCTCTAATCTGGGAATCTGATTTCTGGCGTTAATATCATTCAGTTGCCGGTAAAGACTGACCCACTTGTACATTTGAGGCTTTAGCCTGGCAGGTTACCTTAAAAGTGTGAAATGAAATGCGCTCCCTCTAAATGTTTTACAGACAAGCTTCCTGAGTCAAGGCTGAGAACAGTGTTGAAATGAAACTAGTTAAGGAGGAAGTGGCTAAAGAAGCAGCCGATCACAGCTGTATGGTCTACCAAATATTTTGGCCTTTATTGACAAGTTAGTGGCATGCAGCTCTGGTCAAAACTTGTGCTAAACCAGTGCACAGCAAACGTAAGGGTAAAGCTTTGGTCCTGTTTTTATAGCTGCCAGCTACAGGATGCTGTCCACTTCACAAACACAGAGCTTCACTGTCACTAGTCATGCAGGACCTTCCTGTCCccaaataaaagtaaaagtgtGAACGTGTTCACCATCGTGTGCTCAGAGTTGTTGGTAATATTAGAAAGGGCTACAATGCTTGCAGAGAACAGATGAGGATGTTAATGACAGTTGTGACTGATCTGCCTGATCCTAAATCTCTAATCCTCCTGGGACAGTCAGTGACATGTCTGGAGTACAACCTGACAGACACACAGTTTATGTACAACACCCTCCCCCCCCCAAAGTTTATAAATAAGTTTGCtatgaaaatacacattttcagtCAGGTGCTTTTGTGTGTTCTGGATAGCAAACAACATTTGAGCATGCCCAGGTGAAAAGGTGGCCAAAAAATATAGACATTGTTAACTAAGCAgattaaaggatttttttttttagttttggaaaATGAGGCTACAACTCATTAGGAAGGTGCACCAGTGTTTAGCTCACTGAGTCAGAAATGaccttgggggtgggggggtgcggGGGGGCACTTAGCACAATTACCTAAAATGCTTGCAATGAATTAGAGCAACACGTGCCAACTCATCTCCCCACATTTACCTTTTAAAACCCATTTAGTTTTATTAAACTTCCTGAATCTAAAATAGAGACCCTGATGACTAATGTGTACACGGTATTATGGCAGCACAAGGGAGTGGCCACACATGGTGAGAATGATTACCAAAACTGGACTACAGCTCTGTGTGAGATGTTGAGACCTTCACCTTGTGCAGCAGTATGCTGAGGGAGTGATCCCTGACAGTCCCTCGCCCACCCGGGATCTTCAGCTGTGGGTGAGGGGCATCAGGAGCACCACAGAGGCCCCGGAGCCTGAGGGATGGAGCAGGGCATCAGAGACCCCGCTAACCAGGAActgcagagag
It contains:
- the oaz2a gene encoding LOW QUALITY PROTEIN: ornithine decarboxylase antizyme 2a (The sequence of the model RefSeq protein was modified relative to this genomic sequence to represent the inferred CDS: deleted 1 base in 1 codon), with product MVNISAEFLLNSDCFGCQIGRKHPLFLEAIMLNTEESSWLAGSLMPCSIPQAPGPLWCSDAPHPQLKIPGGRGTVRDHSLSILLHKDEKLTVTQASPSNGSPSPLRFHYQLSERRSAFWDTALSEDCLFLEIPAGPLVEGSKEGLTALLEFAEEKLKVNDIFLWFHKSREDRMSIIKTFHYMGFEMVKPGHPMVPARPDLAFMVYSLENSSSSDEE